A single genomic interval of Lepidochelys kempii isolate rLepKem1 chromosome 13, rLepKem1.hap2, whole genome shotgun sequence harbors:
- the LOC140896891 gene encoding uncharacterized protein, producing the protein MKDRGHNRDPKQCRVKLKELRQAYQKTREANSHSGSEPQTCRFYDELHAILGGSATTTPAVLFDSFNGDGGNTEAGFGDEEDDDEEEVVDSSQQASGETGFPDSQELFLTLDLEPVSPEPTQGCLLDPAGGEGTSAACVSMITGSSPSQRLVKLRKKKKRTRDEMFSELMLSSHTDRAQTNAWRQIMSECRKAQNDREERWRAEESKWRAEDRAEAQMWRQRDERRQDSMLRLLQDQTSMLQCMVELQQRQLEHRLPLLPLCNQPPSSPSSIASTPRRTRTRWGGLRPTSHSTTEDCPKKKKAVIQ; encoded by the exons atgaaggacagaggccataacagggacccgaagcagtgccgcgtgaaactgaaggagctgaggcaagcctaccagaaaaccagagaggcgaacagccactctgggtcagagccccaaacatgccgcttctatgatgagcttcatgccattttagggggttcagccaccactaccccagccgtgttgtttgactccttcaatggagatggaggcaatacggaagcaggttttggggacgaagaagatgatgatgaggaggaggttgtagatagctcacagcaagcaagcggagaaaccggttttcctgacagccaggaactgtttctcaccctagacctggagccagtatcccccgaacccacccaaggctgcctcctggacccagcaggcggagaagggacct ctgctgcatgtgtttcaatgatcacaggatcttctccttcccagaggctagtgaagcttagaaagaaaaaaaaacgcactcgcgatgaaatgttctccgagctcatgctgtcctcccacactgacagagcacagacgaatgcgtggaggcaaataatgtcagagtgcaggaaagcacaaaatgaccgggaggagaggtggcgggctgaagagagtaagtggcgggctgaagacagggctgaagctcaaatgtggcggcagcgtgatgagaggaggcaggattcaatgctgaggctgctgcaggaccaaaccagtatgctccagtgtatggttgagctgcagcaaaggcagctggagcacagactgccactgctgcccctctgtaaccaaccgccctcctccccaagttccatagcctccacacccagacgcacaagaacgcggtgggggggcctccggccaaccagccactccaccacagaggattgcccaaaaaaaaagaaggctgtcatccaataa